A stretch of the Comamonas testosteroni TK102 genome encodes the following:
- a CDS encoding ABC transporter substrate-binding protein — translation MKAQLSVLSCMLAVAGLSSPLAQAQEKVKIGFVTDMSSLYADVEGKNGAVAMQMAIDDFGGKALGQPIELVSADHQNKADIAASKVREWIDTQGISMVFSGTNSGTALAVSQIANEKKRVHFNSGAGSSALTNEQCNPYTVHYAYDTVALAKGTGGAVVDRGGKDWFFLTADYAFGQALEADTTKVINAKGGKVLGSVKHPLNASDFSSFLLQAQSSKAHILGLANAGGDTINAIKAAKEFGINKTMKTAGLLVFLTDIHSLGLKNTEGLLHTTSWYWDMNDESRKFANKFFAKTKRMPTDVQAADYSAVMNYLKAVEAVKTTNADKVMAHLKSTPINDFYGKGVIRPDGTFAHDMYLVEAKKPSESTKPWDYLKVLTKLPAETVWTTKAENKCALWK, via the coding sequence ATGAAAGCACAACTGAGCGTTCTCTCTTGCATGCTGGCCGTGGCCGGTCTGTCCAGCCCCCTGGCCCAGGCCCAGGAAAAGGTGAAGATCGGTTTCGTCACCGATATGTCCAGCCTGTACGCCGACGTGGAGGGCAAGAACGGTGCGGTCGCCATGCAGATGGCGATCGACGACTTCGGCGGCAAGGCCCTGGGCCAGCCCATCGAGCTGGTCAGCGCAGACCATCAGAACAAGGCAGACATCGCTGCCTCCAAGGTGCGCGAATGGATTGATACGCAGGGTATCTCCATGGTCTTCAGCGGCACCAACTCCGGCACGGCACTGGCGGTTTCCCAGATCGCCAACGAGAAAAAGCGCGTTCACTTCAACAGCGGCGCGGGCTCTTCCGCGCTGACCAACGAGCAGTGCAACCCCTATACCGTGCACTACGCCTACGACACCGTCGCCCTGGCCAAGGGCACGGGCGGTGCCGTGGTGGATCGCGGCGGCAAGGACTGGTTCTTCCTGACTGCCGACTACGCATTCGGCCAGGCTCTGGAGGCCGACACCACCAAGGTCATCAACGCCAAGGGCGGCAAGGTGCTGGGCTCGGTCAAGCATCCGCTCAATGCCTCGGACTTCTCGTCCTTCCTGCTGCAGGCGCAAAGCTCCAAGGCCCATATCCTGGGTCTGGCCAATGCGGGCGGCGACACCATCAATGCCATCAAGGCTGCCAAGGAGTTCGGCATCAACAAGACCATGAAGACCGCCGGTCTGCTGGTCTTCCTGACCGACATCCACAGCCTGGGTCTGAAGAACACCGAAGGCCTGCTGCACACCACCAGCTGGTACTGGGACATGAACGACGAATCGCGCAAGTTCGCCAACAAGTTCTTCGCCAAGACCAAGCGCATGCCTACCGATGTGCAGGCCGCCGACTACTCGGCCGTGATGAATTATCTGAAGGCTGTCGAAGCGGTGAAGACCACCAATGCCGACAAGGTGATGGCCCACCTCAAGAGCACGCCCATCAACGATTTCTACGGCAAGGGCGTGATCCGTCCCGACGGCACGTTTGCCCACGACATGTATCTGGTCGAAGCCAAGAAGCCCAGCGAATCCACCAAGCCCTGGGACTACCTCAAGGTACTGACCAAGCTGCCTGCCGAGACGGTCTGGACGACCAAGGCCGAAAACAAGTGCGCGCTCTGGAAGTAA
- a CDS encoding DUF1178 family protein produces the protein MKVLDLHCPAGHVFEGWFASEDDFQNQLQRKLVQCPVCGDSDVTKRLSAPRLNLGAQPPKAAQASQPAPAAAPVLPAASPEISAEARAHLQSMQAAWMQWSRKVAQSSEDVGKKFAEEARRIHYGETEERAIRGQTSAREAMELIEEGIGVLPLALPESASGEGGSGSLQ, from the coding sequence ATGAAAGTGCTTGATCTTCACTGCCCGGCAGGCCATGTCTTCGAAGGCTGGTTTGCTTCGGAAGATGATTTTCAGAATCAGCTGCAGCGCAAGCTGGTGCAATGCCCTGTTTGCGGCGACAGCGATGTGACCAAGCGCTTGAGTGCTCCCCGTCTCAATCTGGGCGCACAGCCGCCCAAAGCTGCCCAGGCTTCGCAACCGGCCCCTGCCGCAGCGCCGGTACTTCCTGCGGCCAGTCCCGAAATCAGCGCCGAGGCGCGCGCGCATCTTCAGTCCATGCAGGCAGCATGGATGCAGTGGTCGCGCAAGGTCGCTCAAAGCAGCGAGGATGTCGGCAAAAAATTTGCCGAAGAGGCGCGCCGCATTCACTACGGCGAAACCGAGGAACGCGCCATTCGCGGTCAGACCAGTGCCCGGGAGGCCATGGAGCTGATCGAAGAGGGCATTGGCGTCCTGCCCCTGGCCCTGCCCGAGTCGGCCAGCGGTGAAGGCGGAAGCGGCAGCCTGCAATAG
- a CDS encoding TetR/AcrR family transcriptional regulator: MSEQQGPENSLSQQPSADEASADMRQALLDAGKTEFANYGYDGARLERIAARAGCAKRMLYYYFGNKKDVYLAVIEQSYSDIRESEEQLNLDALEPLQALHALARKSFEYHEQNREFTRLVLQENFQSGEMLGQISKTELLRKAALEPIERILQRGVAQGLFREQPTAVDVHYLISALSGFRVDHAATWQSLLQVDLLGENLRERHLQLLLDQLGALVCKS; the protein is encoded by the coding sequence GTGAGCGAGCAGCAAGGTCCTGAAAATTCACTGAGCCAGCAGCCTTCGGCAGACGAGGCCTCGGCCGACATGCGCCAGGCCCTGCTGGACGCGGGCAAGACCGAGTTTGCCAACTACGGCTATGACGGGGCTCGGCTGGAGCGCATTGCCGCCAGAGCGGGCTGCGCCAAGCGCATGCTGTACTACTACTTCGGTAACAAGAAGGATGTGTATCTCGCGGTCATAGAGCAGAGCTATTCGGATATCCGCGAGTCCGAGGAGCAGCTCAATCTCGATGCGCTGGAGCCCTTGCAGGCGCTGCATGCTCTGGCGCGCAAGAGCTTCGAGTATCACGAGCAGAACCGGGAGTTCACGCGTCTGGTGCTGCAGGAGAATTTCCAGAGCGGAGAGATGCTGGGTCAGATCTCCAAGACCGAGCTGTTGCGCAAGGCGGCGCTGGAGCCGATCGAGCGCATCCTGCAGCGCGGCGTGGCGCAGGGCCTGTTCAGGGAGCAGCCGACCGCTGTCGATGTCCACTATCTGATTTCGGCCCTGTCCGGCTTCCGCGTGGATCATGCCGCGACCTGGCAGAGCCTGCTGCAGGTCGATCTGCTGGGCGAGAACTTGCGCGAGCGCCATCTGCAGCTGTTGCTCGATCAGCTCGGTGCTCTGGTGTGCAAGTCCTAG
- a CDS encoding membrane-bound PQQ-dependent dehydrogenase, glucose/quinate/shikimate family, whose amino-acid sequence MTHQEQAQPLAARIWLWVLGAALALAGLFFLIGGGKLISLGGSWYFLLAGLGLLLSGLQLIRRRVSGAWFYLATFAATVLWALAEVGLDYWSLISRLLALTFAAVAVLASMPLLRKAGGSGKASASKAPFAGAAVLLLAGMAAFVSMFQIHPEVQTQSAVTRRPVDAASEQKDWSHYGNSSNNDRFAALDQINADNVNRLQVAWTFHTGDVPQSTGAGAEDQTTPLQVGDKVFVCTPSNNVIALDADTGKQLWRHDTNSHVGGVWERCRGLAYFDADAALAQPSVPGSTPVQAVSLPAGAACKRRILMNTIDARLFAINADNGELCDEFGDHGVVDLKQGVGTVSNPAFYTLTSAPTVAGTTVVVGGRVADNVQVDMPGGVIRGFDVVSGAQRWAFDSGSATPNEVLKPGQTYTRSSANVWAGTTYDPGSNTVYLPMGSPSVDLYGATRSAADLKYGASILALDAATGKEKWVYQTVHNDLWDFDIPMAPTLIDFPRQDGTSTPALVVGTKAGQIFVLDRHSGQPLTKVEDIAVKPGHIPGEKYAPTQPLSVGMPQIGTKTLTEADMWGATPVDQLICRIKFRSMRYEGLFTAPGTDVSLSFPGSLGGMNWGGLSADPGNNLIFVNDMRLGLWVQMMPQQKKDKLSDGGEAPNTGMGQVPLGGTPYAVIKDRFMSPLGIPCQKPPFGTLTAIDMKTQQVVWQVPVGTVQDQGPMGIKMRMPMPVGLPTLGGTLATQGGLVFFAGTQDYYLRAWDSATGREIWKSRLPVGSQGGPMTYKSPRTGKQYVVISAGGARQSPDRGDYVIAYALPDSGK is encoded by the coding sequence ATGACACATCAGGAGCAGGCGCAGCCCTTGGCTGCGCGCATCTGGCTCTGGGTTCTGGGGGCGGCGCTGGCGCTTGCCGGCCTGTTCTTCTTGATAGGCGGTGGCAAGCTCATCAGCCTGGGCGGCAGCTGGTACTTCTTGCTCGCTGGCCTGGGGCTGCTGCTGTCCGGCCTGCAACTGATTCGCCGCCGGGTGAGCGGAGCATGGTTCTATCTGGCCACTTTTGCCGCCACCGTGCTGTGGGCGCTGGCCGAAGTGGGCCTGGATTACTGGAGCCTGATTTCGCGTCTGCTGGCCCTGACTTTTGCTGCGGTGGCGGTGCTGGCCAGCATGCCCTTGCTGCGCAAGGCAGGCGGGTCGGGCAAGGCCTCGGCCAGCAAGGCACCGTTTGCAGGCGCAGCGGTCCTGCTTCTGGCTGGCATGGCGGCCTTTGTGTCCATGTTCCAGATCCACCCCGAGGTACAGACCCAGTCTGCCGTGACCCGCAGGCCCGTGGATGCAGCCAGTGAGCAAAAGGACTGGAGCCATTACGGCAACAGCAGCAACAATGACCGCTTTGCCGCACTGGATCAGATCAACGCGGACAACGTGAACCGGTTGCAGGTGGCCTGGACTTTCCACACCGGCGATGTGCCCCAATCCACGGGTGCCGGTGCCGAGGACCAGACCACGCCGCTGCAGGTGGGCGACAAGGTGTTTGTCTGCACGCCCAGCAACAATGTGATCGCGCTTGACGCCGATACCGGCAAGCAGCTGTGGCGTCATGACACCAACTCCCATGTGGGCGGTGTGTGGGAGCGCTGCCGTGGCCTGGCCTACTTTGATGCGGATGCCGCGCTGGCCCAGCCCAGCGTGCCGGGATCGACTCCCGTGCAGGCGGTGAGCCTGCCGGCCGGTGCAGCCTGCAAGCGCCGCATTCTCATGAACACCATCGACGCACGCCTGTTTGCCATCAATGCAGACAACGGCGAGCTCTGTGACGAGTTCGGCGATCATGGCGTGGTCGACCTCAAGCAGGGCGTCGGCACTGTTTCCAATCCCGCGTTCTACACCCTGACATCGGCCCCCACGGTGGCCGGCACCACGGTGGTGGTTGGTGGTCGCGTGGCCGACAACGTGCAGGTGGACATGCCTGGTGGCGTGATCCGTGGCTTCGATGTGGTGAGCGGTGCGCAGCGCTGGGCGTTCGACTCCGGATCGGCCACGCCCAATGAAGTGCTCAAGCCCGGCCAGACCTACACCCGCTCCTCGGCCAATGTCTGGGCAGGCACGACCTACGACCCCGGCTCCAACACCGTCTACCTGCCCATGGGATCGCCTTCGGTGGACCTGTATGGCGCCACGCGTTCTGCGGCGGACCTGAAGTACGGCGCCTCCATCCTCGCGCTGGATGCCGCCACGGGCAAGGAAAAATGGGTGTACCAGACCGTGCACAACGATCTGTGGGACTTCGACATTCCCATGGCGCCAACGCTGATCGACTTCCCTCGGCAGGACGGCACAAGCACCCCCGCGCTGGTGGTCGGCACCAAGGCCGGTCAGATCTTTGTGCTGGACCGCCACAGCGGCCAGCCGCTGACCAAGGTGGAAGACATTGCCGTCAAGCCCGGTCATATTCCCGGCGAAAAATATGCTCCGACCCAGCCTCTTTCCGTGGGCATGCCGCAGATCGGCACCAAGACCCTGACCGAAGCCGATATGTGGGGCGCGACGCCGGTGGACCAACTGATCTGCCGCATCAAGTTCAGGTCCATGCGCTATGAAGGCCTGTTCACCGCGCCAGGCACCGATGTGTCGCTGAGCTTTCCGGGCTCGCTGGGCGGCATGAACTGGGGCGGTCTGTCGGCGGACCCCGGCAACAATCTGATCTTTGTGAACGACATGCGTCTGGGCCTGTGGGTGCAGATGATGCCCCAGCAGAAAAAGGACAAGCTGTCCGACGGCGGCGAGGCGCCGAACACCGGCATGGGCCAGGTGCCGCTGGGCGGCACTCCCTATGCGGTGATCAAGGACCGCTTCATGTCGCCGCTGGGTATCCCTTGCCAGAAACCCCCGTTCGGCACGCTGACAGCCATCGACATGAAGACTCAGCAAGTGGTCTGGCAGGTGCCTGTGGGCACGGTGCAGGATCAGGGTCCCATGGGCATCAAGATGCGCATGCCCATGCCGGTGGGCTTGCCCACGCTGGGTGGTACGCTGGCGACGCAAGGCGGCCTGGTGTTCTTTGCCGGCACGCAGGATTACTATCTGCGCGCCTGGGATAGCGCCACTGGCCGGGAAATCTGGAAGAGCCGTCTGCCTGTGGGCAGCCAGGGCGGCCCCATGACCTACAAGTCGCCCAGAACCGGCAAGCAATACGTGGTGATCTCGGCCGGCGGTGCCCGCCAGTCGCCCGACCGCGGTGACTATGTGATTGCCTACGCGCTGCCGGATAGCGGCAAATAA
- a CDS encoding anti-sigma factor family protein, giving the protein MTPQRPDETTLHAWVDGELQPDAAAAVAQWLAEHPEEAARMAAIQAQNAGLQALHAQLLEEPVPPQLMRSLQKPALQWRWPHALAAGIMLSVGLGLGYGAGQQKSGSLSADTAAQLPGFVREAAAAHAVYVPEQRHPVEVAAQQQAHLVQWLSKRLGVALKPPVLEAQGFHLMGGRLLPGETGQARAQFMYEDQAGQRVTLYVSVLDPETAAASAPASFQWSSDGASHGFYWIEGRQGYALSASLPRERLQALANAVYQQLN; this is encoded by the coding sequence ATGACACCCCAGCGCCCCGATGAAACCACGCTGCATGCCTGGGTGGATGGAGAGCTGCAGCCCGATGCCGCTGCGGCGGTGGCGCAATGGCTGGCCGAACACCCCGAAGAAGCAGCGCGCATGGCTGCCATTCAGGCCCAGAACGCCGGCCTTCAGGCTCTGCATGCGCAATTGCTCGAAGAGCCGGTCCCGCCCCAGCTCATGCGATCGCTGCAAAAGCCGGCGCTGCAGTGGCGCTGGCCACATGCGCTGGCCGCAGGCATCATGCTCAGCGTGGGCCTGGGACTGGGCTATGGTGCAGGCCAGCAAAAATCCGGCTCGCTGTCGGCCGATACAGCCGCTCAATTGCCAGGCTTTGTGCGCGAGGCGGCGGCTGCCCATGCCGTCTATGTGCCCGAGCAGCGACACCCCGTCGAGGTAGCAGCGCAGCAGCAGGCGCATCTGGTGCAGTGGCTGTCCAAGCGGCTGGGCGTTGCGCTCAAGCCCCCGGTGCTGGAAGCCCAGGGCTTTCATCTCATGGGCGGGCGGCTGCTGCCCGGAGAGACCGGCCAGGCCCGCGCCCAGTTCATGTACGAGGATCAGGCGGGCCAGCGCGTCACCCTGTATGTCTCGGTGCTCGATCCCGAGACGGCAGCCGCTTCCGCCCCTGCCTCCTTTCAGTGGAGCAGCGACGGCGCAAGCCATGGCTTTTACTGGATAGAGGGCCGGCAAGGCTATGCCCTGAGTGCTTCCCTGCCGCGCGAGCGCCTGCAGGCTCTGGCCAACGCGGTCTATCAGCAACTGAACTGA
- a CDS encoding ABC transporter ATP-binding protein produces the protein MNKTSTPALEISGLNAWYGESHVLHGMDLVVNPGEVVTLLGRNGAGRTSTLRAIMGLTGSRKGSIRINGVETIHMPTHKIAHLGVGYCPEERGIFSSLSCEENLMLPPPLKTGQPGMSIDEIYQMFPNLYERRNSQGTRLSGGEQQMLAVARILRTGARLLLLDEISEGLAPVIVQTLARMITTLREKGYTVVMVEQNFRFAAPLADRFYVVEHGHVALRFGASELDEKMSVLNELLGV, from the coding sequence ATGAATAAGACAAGTACTCCGGCGCTGGAAATTTCGGGACTCAATGCCTGGTATGGCGAATCCCATGTGCTGCATGGCATGGATCTGGTGGTCAATCCCGGCGAGGTGGTGACCTTGCTGGGCCGCAATGGTGCGGGGCGCACTTCCACGCTGCGCGCCATCATGGGGCTGACCGGCTCGCGCAAGGGCTCGATCAGGATCAACGGCGTCGAAACCATTCACATGCCCACGCACAAGATCGCCCACCTGGGCGTGGGCTACTGCCCGGAGGAGCGCGGCATTTTCTCCAGCCTCTCCTGCGAAGAGAACCTGATGCTGCCGCCGCCGCTCAAGACCGGCCAGCCGGGGATGAGCATCGACGAGATCTACCAGATGTTCCCCAATCTCTATGAGCGCAGGAACAGCCAGGGCACACGCCTGTCGGGCGGCGAGCAGCAGATGCTGGCCGTGGCGCGCATTCTGCGCACGGGCGCGCGCCTGTTGCTGCTCGACGAGATTTCCGAAGGTCTGGCCCCCGTCATCGTCCAGACCCTGGCTCGCATGATCACCACGCTGCGCGAGAAAGGCTACACCGTGGTGATGGTGGAGCAGAACTTCCGCTTTGCCGCCCCGCTGGCCGACCGCTTCTATGTGGTCGAGCACGGCCATGTCGCCCTGCGCTTCGGAGCCAGCGAACTGGACGAGAAGATGTCCGTGCTCAACGAGCTGCTGGGCGTCTGA
- a CDS encoding ABC transporter ATP-binding protein: MSDLILETRQLTKEFKGFTAVSKVDLAVQRGSIHALIGPNGAGKTTCFNLLTKFLEPTSGSIQFNGADITREAPAQIARRGVIRSFQISAVFPHCTLLENVRIGLQRKLGTAYQFWTSEKTLNQLNDRAMELLTEVGLQDLADEVTVNLPYGRKRALEIATTLAMEPELMLLDEPTQGMGHEDVDRVTQLIKKVSAGRTILMVEHNMKVIATIADRITVLQRGAVLAEGRYEEVSRNPQVMEAYMGTTDGQLQGAH, from the coding sequence ATGAGCGACCTTATTCTCGAAACCAGGCAACTCACCAAAGAGTTCAAAGGCTTTACCGCGGTCAGCAAGGTGGATCTGGCCGTGCAGCGTGGCTCCATTCATGCGCTGATCGGGCCCAATGGCGCGGGCAAGACCACTTGCTTCAATCTGCTGACCAAGTTTCTGGAGCCCACTTCCGGGAGCATTCAGTTCAACGGGGCAGACATTACCCGCGAGGCGCCGGCACAGATTGCGCGACGCGGCGTGATTCGCTCGTTTCAGATTTCCGCCGTCTTCCCGCATTGCACCCTGCTGGAGAACGTGCGCATCGGCCTGCAGCGCAAGCTGGGCACGGCCTACCAGTTCTGGACCAGCGAAAAGACGCTCAATCAGCTCAATGACCGCGCCATGGAGTTGCTGACCGAAGTCGGTCTGCAGGACCTGGCCGATGAAGTGACCGTGAACCTGCCCTATGGACGCAAGCGTGCCCTGGAAATTGCGACCACGCTGGCCATGGAGCCCGAGCTGATGCTGCTGGACGAGCCCACTCAGGGCATGGGCCATGAAGACGTGGACCGCGTGACCCAGCTCATCAAGAAGGTCTCGGCCGGTCGCACCATCCTGATGGTGGAGCACAACATGAAGGTGATCGCCACCATCGCCGATCGCATCACCGTGCTGCAGCGCGGCGCGGTTCTGGCCGAAGGTCGCTATGAAGAGGTTTCCCGCAATCCGCAGGTGATGGAGGCCTATATGGGGACCACGGACGGGCAGCTTCAGGGGGCGCATTGA
- a CDS encoding RNA polymerase sigma factor, which yields MKVDAALVHIPRLRRYARALAGDAAQADDLVQDTLERACQKWALWQPPVAASAEQVQKALLSWLLTLMHNLYANQWQQSSRHRMVALDEAQDTPHDPMPRLALQLDLERALSHLTPQAREVLLLIGMEQFSYGEAAQMLGVPVGTVMSRLSRAREQLRRLMEGERPVTTVLRAVK from the coding sequence GTGAAGGTCGACGCCGCCCTGGTCCATATTCCCCGCCTGCGCCGCTATGCGCGCGCGCTGGCGGGCGATGCTGCGCAGGCAGACGATCTGGTCCAGGACACCCTGGAGCGCGCCTGCCAGAAGTGGGCCCTGTGGCAGCCGCCGGTCGCCGCCTCGGCCGAGCAGGTGCAAAAGGCCTTGCTCAGCTGGCTGCTGACCTTGATGCACAACCTCTACGCCAATCAGTGGCAGCAGTCCTCGCGGCATCGCATGGTGGCGCTTGACGAGGCCCAGGACACGCCCCACGACCCCATGCCCAGGCTGGCGCTGCAGCTGGATCTGGAGCGGGCCCTGTCCCATCTCACGCCGCAGGCCCGCGAGGTATTGCTGCTGATCGGCATGGAGCAGTTCAGCTATGGCGAAGCCGCGCAGATGCTGGGCGTTCCCGTGGGAACGGTGATGTCGCGCCTCTCGCGCGCCCGCGAGCAGCTCAGGCGCCTCATGGAAGGAGAAAGACCCGTGACGACCGTGTTGAGGGCTGTCAAATGA
- a CDS encoding branched-chain amino acid ABC transporter permease translates to MKSKTLVQRIAPVGYGLLLLGLIVAPFLGAYPVFVMKLMCFALFASAFNLLLGYTGLLSFGHAAFLGGAAYVAGYSIKAWGFTPEIGMLLGTLVGALLGLIFGWLAIRRQGIYFSMITLALAQMLFFVALQAKFTGGEDGLQGVPRGKLFGVIDLSSDMVMYYVALVIVVAAFLLIVRTIHSPFGQVLKAIKENEPRAISLGYDVNRFKLLAFVISAALTGLAGSLKTLVLGFATLSDVHWTTSGHVILMTLMGGLGTLSGPLLGSAVVVALENKIGEVGTFLAHTTGVEWFGTLGESVTIVTGLIFVLCVLLFRKGIMGELIAWLQRRK, encoded by the coding sequence ATGAAATCCAAGACGCTTGTTCAACGCATTGCCCCCGTGGGCTACGGCCTGCTGCTGCTGGGCCTGATCGTCGCGCCCTTCCTCGGTGCCTATCCCGTTTTCGTCATGAAGCTGATGTGCTTTGCACTGTTCGCTTCAGCCTTCAATCTCTTGCTGGGCTATACGGGGCTGCTGTCCTTTGGTCATGCGGCTTTTCTGGGCGGCGCGGCCTATGTGGCGGGCTACAGCATCAAGGCCTGGGGCTTCACCCCCGAGATCGGCATGCTGCTGGGCACGCTGGTCGGCGCTCTGCTGGGCCTGATCTTCGGCTGGCTGGCCATTCGCCGCCAGGGCATTTATTTCTCCATGATCACGCTGGCGCTGGCGCAGATGCTGTTCTTTGTCGCGCTGCAGGCCAAGTTCACCGGCGGAGAGGACGGACTACAGGGCGTGCCGCGCGGCAAGTTGTTCGGCGTGATCGATCTGAGCAGCGATATGGTCATGTACTACGTGGCGCTGGTCATCGTGGTGGCGGCCTTTCTGCTCATCGTGCGCACCATCCACTCGCCGTTCGGCCAAGTGCTCAAGGCCATCAAGGAAAACGAGCCGCGCGCCATTTCGCTGGGCTATGACGTCAACCGCTTCAAGCTGCTGGCCTTTGTCATCTCTGCGGCCCTGACGGGTCTGGCCGGTTCCCTCAAGACCCTGGTGCTGGGCTTTGCCACCCTGTCCGATGTGCACTGGACCACCTCCGGGCATGTGATTCTGATGACGCTGATGGGTGGTCTGGGCACGCTGTCGGGCCCGCTGCTGGGTTCGGCCGTCGTCGTGGCGCTGGAAAACAAGATCGGCGAGGTCGGTACCTTTCTTGCGCACACCACGGGAGTGGAATGGTTTGGCACGCTGGGCGAGTCCGTCACCATCGTCACCGGCCTGATCTTCGTGCTGTGTGTGCTGCTGTTCCGCAAGGGCATCATGGGCGAGCTGATCGCCTGGCTGCAGCGTCGCAAATAA
- a CDS encoding branched-chain amino acid ABC transporter permease encodes MEIFGVSLPGLMSQLLLGLVNGSFYAILSLGLAVIFGLLNVINFAHGALFMLGAMCTWMAMSYFGINYWVMLILSPVLVGILGVLIERFLLRWIYKLDHLYGLLLTLGLSLLIEGVFRSVYGVSGLGYDTPELLEGATNLGFMILPNYRAWVVVASIVVCVATWFVIEKTRIGAYLRAGTENPRLVEAFGVNVPVMITLTYAFGAALAAFAGVLAAPVYQVTPLMGQNLIIVVFAVVVIGGMGSIMGSILTGLALGVIEGLTKVFWPEASSTVVFFIMVIVLLIRPAGLFGKEK; translated from the coding sequence ATGGAAATCTTCGGCGTTTCATTGCCCGGCCTGATGAGCCAGCTCCTTCTGGGGCTGGTCAACGGTTCGTTCTACGCAATTCTGAGTCTGGGCCTGGCCGTGATCTTCGGCCTGCTCAATGTCATCAACTTTGCGCATGGCGCCCTGTTCATGCTGGGGGCCATGTGCACCTGGATGGCCATGAGCTATTTCGGCATCAACTACTGGGTGATGCTGATCCTGTCGCCGGTGCTGGTGGGGATTCTGGGGGTGTTGATCGAGCGCTTTTTGCTGCGCTGGATCTACAAGCTCGATCATCTCTACGGCCTGCTGCTGACGCTGGGGCTGTCGCTGCTGATCGAGGGGGTGTTCCGCTCCGTGTATGGCGTCTCGGGCCTGGGCTATGACACGCCCGAGCTACTGGAAGGCGCGACCAATCTGGGCTTCATGATCCTGCCCAATTACCGTGCCTGGGTGGTCGTGGCTTCCATCGTGGTGTGCGTGGCAACCTGGTTCGTGATCGAGAAGACGCGCATCGGCGCCTATCTGCGTGCCGGCACCGAAAACCCGCGTCTGGTCGAGGCGTTCGGCGTCAACGTGCCCGTGATGATCACGCTGACCTATGCCTTCGGTGCCGCGCTGGCTGCCTTTGCAGGCGTGCTGGCCGCTCCGGTCTATCAGGTCACTCCGCTGATGGGGCAGAACCTCATCATCGTGGTGTTTGCCGTGGTGGTGATCGGCGGCATGGGCTCCATCATGGGCTCCATCCTCACCGGTCTGGCCTTGGGCGTCATCGAAGGACTGACCAAGGTTTTCTGGCCCGAGGCCTCGTCCACCGTCGTGTTTTTCATCATGGTCATTGTTTTGCTGATTCGCCCCGCTGGCTTGTTCGGTAAAGAAAAATAA
- a CDS encoding DUF2818 family protein: MSITASIWLIILAALVAANLPFINQRLGIVGPVMAGRKPLWVRLLEMIALYLLVGGLGLLLERRAGQISPQGWEFYAITATLFLTLAFPGFVYRYLVHRKG, encoded by the coding sequence GTGTCTATAACCGCCTCTATCTGGCTCATCATCTTGGCTGCCCTTGTGGCAGCCAATTTGCCTTTTATCAACCAGCGTCTGGGCATTGTCGGCCCCGTCATGGCCGGTCGCAAACCGCTGTGGGTGCGCCTGCTGGAAATGATTGCCCTGTATCTGCTGGTGGGCGGCCTGGGCTTGCTGCTGGAGCGCCGCGCCGGCCAGATATCTCCCCAAGGCTGGGAGTTCTATGCCATCACTGCTACGCTGTTTCTGACGCTGGCATTTCCCGGCTTTGTTTATCGCTATCTGGTTCACCGCAAGGGTTGA